A part of Scleropages formosus chromosome 3, fSclFor1.1, whole genome shotgun sequence genomic DNA contains:
- the scfd1 gene encoding sec1 family domain-containing protein 1, with product MAASIREKQTAALKRMLNFNVPPLKNTAAEPVWKVLIYDRFGQDIISPLLAVKELRDMGITLHLLLHSDRDPIPDVPAIYFVMPTEENVDRICQDLRNQLYESYYLNFISAISRSKLEDVASAALAANAVNQVTKVFDQYLNFITLEDDMFVLCNQNTELISYHAINRPDIMDTDMEAIMDTIVDSLFCFFVTLGAVPIIRCPRGNAAEMVAMKLDKKLRENLRDARNSLFTGDTVGAGQFSFQRPLFVLVDRNLDLATPLHHTWTYQALIHDVLDFHLNRVTIEESVGPETGARPKKKNKKNYDLTAADKFWQKHKGSPFPEVAESVQQELDTYRAQEDEVKRLKSIMGLEGEDEGAISMLSDNTAKLTSAVSSLPELLEKKRLIDLHTNVATAVLDHIKTRKLDVYFEYEEKLMSKSTLDKSLLDMISDPDAGTPEDKMRLFLIYYITSQQPPSELDLEQYKKALMDAGCDLSPLNYIKQWKAFTKMAAAPANYGNSGVKPMGLFSMVMNTGSHFVMEGVKNLVLKQHNLPVTRILDNLMEMKSNLETDDYRYFDPKMLRGSESSIPRNKNPFQEAIVFVVGGGNYIEYQNLVDYTKAKQGKRVLYGCSELFNAAQFMKQLSQLGKK from the exons GTTGCTACATTCAGACCGAGATCCTATCCCCGATGTTCCAGCCATATACTTTGTTATGCCCACAGAGGAAAACGTTGACAGGATATGCCAA GACCTTCGTAACCAGCTTTATGAGTCGTACTACTTGAACTTCATCTCGGCGATTTCCAGAAGCAAGCTAGAAGACGTTGCCAGTGCAGCTCTTGCAGCCAACGCAGTGAATCAGGTCACCAAG GTGTTTGATCAGTATTTGAACTTTATTACACTGGAAGATGACATGTTTGTCCTGTGCAATCAAAATACAGAGCTCATTTCCTACCACG CAATTAACAGACCTGACATAATGGACACAGATATGGAGGCCATCATGGACACCATCGTAGACAGccttttctgcttctttgtaACACTGG gtgcTGTCCCTATTATCCGCTGCCCAAGAGGGAATGCAGCGGAAATGGTGGCTATG AAACTGGACAAAAAACTGCGCGAGAACCTACGAGATGCCAGAAACAGCCTGTTCACCGGAGACACTGTGGGTGCCGGTCAGTTCAG CTTTCAGAGACCTCTGTTTGTCCTTGTTGATCGTAACCTAGATTTAGCCACCCCTCTTCACCACACATGGACTTACCAGGCCCTAATCCATGATGTTCTG GATTTCCACTTGAACAGGGTAACAATAGAAGAGTCTGTCGGACCTGAGACTGGAGCCAGACccaagaagaagaataaaaaaaactatgacctcacagctgctgacaaATTCTGGCAGAAACACAAGGGCAG CCCTTTTCCTGAGGTAGCAGAGTCTGTGCAACAGGAGCTCGACACATACCGGGCCCAGGAGGATGAGGTCAAACGGCTCAAGAGCATTATG GGTTTagaaggagaagatgaaggTGCCATTAGCATGTTATCGGATAATACAGCAAAACTCACTTCAGCTGTCAG TTCACTACCAGAGTTGCTGGAAAAGAAGAGGCTAATTGACCTCCATACCAATGTAGCCACTGCTGTGTTGGACCACATCAAG ACCCGCAAACTGGATGTATACTTTGAGTATGAAGAGAAACTCATGAGCAAGTCCACTTTAGACAAGTCACTTCTGGACATGATCAGTGACCCAGATG ctgGGACACCAGAGGACAAGATGAGGTTATTTCTGATCTACTATATCACATCACAGCAGCCGCCTTCAGAG TTGGACTTGGAACAGTACAAGAAAGCCCTGATGGATGCAGGCTGTGACCTGTCTCCCTTGAACTACATAAAACAGTGGAA AGCTTTCACCAAAATGGCTGCTGCACCAGCAAATTATGGGAACAGTGGAGTGAAGCcaatggg TTTGTTTTCCATGGTAATGAACACAGGTTCCCACTTTGTAATGGAAGGGGTGAAGAACTTAGTGCTGAAACAGCAT AACCTGCCTGTCACTCGCATCCTGGATAACCTGATGGAAATGAAGTCCAACCTG GAAACTGATGATTATAGATATTTTGATCCAAAGATGCTCCGTGGAAGTGAGAG CTCCATCCCAAGAAACAAGAACCCCTTTCAGGAG GCCATTGTGTTTGTGGTCGGAGGAGGCAATTACATAGAGTACCAAAACCTTGTTGACTACACAAAG GCCAAGCAAGGGAAGAGAGTGCTCTATGGCTGCAGCGAGCTGTTTAATGCTGCCCAGTTCATGAAACAG CTTTCTCAACTTGGAAAGAAGTGA